The genomic region TAAAAAGAGCGGTCACTTTAACcctaattggtagaaatttaccgaAACAGTTATAATGGTAAAATTGGTTTTATGTTTAATATCACATGAGAGGATCTTTAGTAAATATTTCCTTTTATGGATGCTTATTATGTGTCCATTGAACACAAAAAGggaaaaaataaatataaaatggtACTCCTCTTATTTTCTAAGATCTTTCACAATTCCTAAAACGACAAATTTACAAAGATCTTTCACATTCTCTCTCTTACTTCCATTTATATCCACATATAAGTGGAAGAACttagtgaataagagggagtaggTAATACCTATTTTGATTTTTATTTGTAAAACCCAACATTATTTAGCGGGGAAAAGTGTAGTTGCGTCATACTAGGGATGAcaatgggtgggatatggatggggAGGAgtcatatccatatccatatccatttaatttatggtcatccatatcccaccctcatccatttaatattttttcatcCATCCATAACCATATCCACGGGGTGAAGCGGGTAGAGCGAGTACCCGTTGGATATTTTCACAgcttataaaatttaaagataaTATATCGTAAAAAAATTGTGGCGATAAAATTAAAAGGCATAGATAATTCAAGTAACAATATGTGTTAGCAAATAGCAACCCAGTATATATTCAACAACAAAGTTTCTTTGCAAAGCAAATGACCATACAAATACGCCACGCCAACTACAAAGAAACCAACAACGCATTatattattgattaaactaacaaaaggaagttactttgattagtgaaaataacaatatgTCAATATCCACATAAACACATAAACACAAGTTTTACTTTTCCTAAATAACAGTATGATATTAAAATCAAGTAAAATTTCtgataaaaaaaatatacttTTGAAGGGAAATCATTAATGACCTAAATaattattaatttaataaaaaattaattataaatattaatttcggATATCCACAGGGTGGTTAAGCGGGTGAGAGACGATAATCCATATCTCACCCTAAATTCACTCATATCCATATCTTAccctaaattcgaaaaaaatCCGTCATTCATATCCCACCCATTTAATTTCGGGTGGATGGATATCCACAGGATAATGGTGGGACTGCCATCCCTACGTCATACTCTCCTGTACAACGGCTATAATTTTGGAAGTATAAAAGGGAGTGTTTAATTGATTGGTTTCCGACATCCGCCGAAAACTAGCGTTGTAATAACTAAACCCATCTCTCTAAATACTCCGTAGTAACTAGAATGGATTCATCGTCAACATCAGAAATATGTTCATCAACACCATCCAAGTCCATTAAATCTTTGGTTAACACCCCTCTTAGCCCTTTCGTCTTCACCCCTCTTCGAACTGACCCTCTTCCTCAGCATCGAACCCGAACCCTGGTCGCATCCCAACCTGGAAACCTCAAAGAATTTCACCAATTACCGCTGCCTCATAAGTATGATTCATTCATCTTTCCTTCTTCTTATTTACTTTATTGCatttcttggtttattcatttTAAGCCAATGTTTTGTATTACTGTCTACTAGGGTGGTTCCTCGACCGAGAGTAATACAAAATTTGAccttttttagttaaaattttcgatttttttctaGTTTATCatttgtttcattcatttgtttatgtttCTATATTAGGAAAGGTAATTTTGATCCTCCAATTGTATTATTTATCCACTTGTCATTTATTCATTATAACCACAAATTATCCCCTTGGTCTATGTGGCAAAAGCAattgtaaacaaatgaccgggacgaacGGAAGGGAGTAGTTGGCCCCTTGAAAATTTGTGCCACCCTAAGTACAAACCCACAGGCTATGAGAtgattgattgattttgatgaattaAGGGTTATGATTGTGCGGTGAAATTGCGAATGTGTTGTGGGATTAGTATGTGACTATAGAGAGTATTAGGAAGCAATGAACTGTAACTGAATGTTTGTTTAATTTATGCATTCTGGAGTGATCTGTTAAACCCTATCTCGATTGGAATTGAGGTAAATTAGGATATGATTGTTGCAAATTCTTCAGATTAATGTCTCTTTGATAAAGATATCAACCTTCATTTTTAATTTATGCGGACTGTTCTTATGCTTGTTATCCTGGCGGAGGGTCATTTTTAATTTACTTCACATACCATTCCGTTTATGGTCGAGTATGATCGTAATAAGTTATGAATCTCTAAAATCAAATAAATTCAACAATGTAAAATATGTGGGGACTCACGACTCCATATATCTCTATGTGGCTTCAGTGGCGCCTATCCGGTAACAGTTATTAGTACACGAGTTTGGAAACTGTAATGTGTTTATCATAGTTGTGCGCTAATTCAGTGTTCCTATTATGATAGGTATGAGATGTTATGTGAATTATTCAATGCAATGGTCAGCTCAATTCGTCTGCTCCAGTTGAAAAGACTGACAGCCTCCCTTACTAAGCTTAGTCGGAGAATAGAGTCATTGACAGACAGGTAATATAACTGTTTTGTTCATTACCTTCAGGTATAATGAATGCTCTTGTTACAAATGAGTGGTAAATTTGTCTAAAACTTGATTTATGCAGGAGTTTGACAGTGCATCATTTGTCGCAATTGAAACACATAATGCCAGAGGTGATTGTTGTTGAGAAAATTCGCGTATTAGATGAGGAAACGAGCTGTATTAAGGAAGAGCTCCTGATTTCTCTGAATATACAAGAGACAGAAAAGCATGTAAAGGGCAATGATGGATTTTCCCGACTGAAACAAGTCTTTCTTACACGAATCATTGATTATGCTAAATCCCATCCTGAGGTATACATTGATATTCTCATTTCTGGAATTGAGTATATATTGCCTTTAACTATTACAGGAAATTGATTCGTGTTACTTGGATAAGGTATCTTCTTAATTCATGTATAAAACGAATATAAAGGGTATCTTTAAATCATAGGGAGTAACTAAATGAAGAATACATACTTCATACTTGGGTTGGTCTCAGTATTTATATTCTTATTTTCTATCAGGGTGAAGATGTGCCACAAGGTGAACTTCCTAAACTGTTCTATAAGCCAAAGCAAGAGCTTGAGCCAAGAAAGAATCCAACTCCCGTCTTGCAGCCAACAACGCTGACATCTCCCACATTTAAGAAGCGGTTTTCATTAAAGGCTATTACTACTTCAGTTTCTGAACCTTCACTAGATAAGCCTTTGTTGGAAACTCCCGTCAAGGAGGTCACTTTGGACATGGCTAATAATGGGTATTCCAGCTCAACAATTGAGACTAATGAAACACCTATTCAATCAGCTTTAAAAACAACAAACTTTGACTCACTGATGACAAAAGATTGTGCTACTGATTTacccaacaacccaaccaaacgtAGGGTCTTGAAATTTGACGAAGAAGTTGACGAACATGTCCACGAGGATTCACTTGATGTGCTTCCTGAGACCTTTTTACCAGTAAGTGGATTTTTTTTTCTTGTTATGCCTTCATGATAGATAAACTTAtccctttcaaaaaaaaaaaaacttatccGGTTCAGTTTTCTGTTTCtaattatatactccgtatttttttGGGTAATACAAAGAAGGCCAAGAACATACCAGTGTATTTGACTCTATTATGAGAGTTTCTTGCAGTTGAAGGAGAATGAGAGGAAGATCATAGAAGAGCAGGATACCGTTATGTCACAAGCATGGACGCAAAAACCACTAATGGCTGGTGTTCCTAAGCTCCTCCAAATGATTCAATTGTTGTTCCAGTCTGTTGGGCACTCGGTGATGACAAAAGAAGAGCTTATTCACAGAATAATTTCTTGCCAGTTGGACATTACTGATAGAGGTTAGGCTTTCATTCTAGACACTTGGGCTGTGTGTATCCCAAAAATAAAAATGTGGTAACGCGAAATAAATACAAGGAGTTTTGTATCCCTTACAAATCAAATCATATCAGCAATCTTATCCTCGTTAGTTTTTGTTCTGGATTATGATCATATAATACGCTCTTGGAGTCACGGAGGTGATGAAATTGTTATTGTTTGTAAATGGCTTCATTCATTTTTATTCCGACTAAAAATTACTTGTATCATGGTTAGGCCTACAACAACATTATCCCATCCCAGTGGCTCGATAAGAGAGCCCGTGCTTGTGTTCCCTTTATTTTTTTTGGTTATCATTAAAAAAATCTCTGTTTGCAGGAGAAGTTGAAGAGCAGCTTAAGCTGTTACGAGAAGTTGCCCCTGAGTTCATAACTGAGCAATTCAGTCATAGCGGGGATACTCTCCAACGGTAGGCTCCTTCCCATAccttttgcatattgttttttAATCACCAGAGCTTTCTGAATGTTCAGAATAGCAACGGTATAAGTTCCTGATTACAAATGTTGAATGCTTTTTTTTTGTTGTGCTTCTGCAGCCTCAGTAAATTTTCAAGTGCTGAACTTGTACAAGCCAAACTTCTGAGTGCCTGATGACTGCAAGATTTTTGGGATTAACTACAAACTTGGAATTTTACTCGTATTATTTTTGGGGTAACTAAGTGAAGCAAATGGATGAATTTTACTCTTGTTTTGGGGACCCTCTGTAAAAACCATATGCAAAATGTTAATGGAATCATGTCGTTCAAAACTTGCTGTTTTAATCATTCTTGTTTTAAATTATTCTTCTATACACATTTATTAAAACCTAATGCAAAAGAATCATATGGTTTAAAAATCGCTCTAAAAAAAACTACTCATTGGTTTAGATCCGCTAGAATACATATTTGTTAAACCACAAATTCTGTATTAAAGTTAGTTTATACTagtaa from Silene latifolia isolate original U9 population chromosome 3, ASM4854445v1, whole genome shotgun sequence harbors:
- the LOC141647713 gene encoding CDT1-like protein a, chloroplastic → MDSSSTSEICSSTPSKSIKSLVNTPLSPFVFTPLRTDPLPQHRTRTLVASQPGNLKEFHQLPLPHKYEMLCELFNAMVSSIRLLQLKRLTASLTKLSRRIESLTDRSLTVHHLSQLKHIMPEVIVVEKIRVLDEETSCIKEELLISLNIQETEKHVKGNDGFSRLKQVFLTRIIDYAKSHPEGEDVPQGELPKLFYKPKQELEPRKNPTPVLQPTTLTSPTFKKRFSLKAITTSVSEPSLDKPLLETPVKEVTLDMANNGYSSSTIETNETPIQSALKTTNFDSLMTKDCATDLPNNPTKRRVLKFDEEVDEHVHEDSLDVLPETFLPLKENERKIIEEQDTVMSQAWTQKPLMAGVPKLLQMIQLLFQSVGHSVMTKEELIHRIISCQLDITDRGEVEEQLKLLREVAPEFITEQFSHSGDTLQRLSKFSSAELVQAKLLSA